The region acttgaaaattttgagcagaaaaattaaaactactatcactgcaactatcagctgtCAGTTATCCCTCTTCCCTCACGATGATGCGTTGGTAAACGTGAAACCATGctactgttttaaagtttttaatacatttttagtAAAATTTGACAAtgtctttgttttcttattatggagagatttcacaacatcacgaTCTATTCcactaataaatattttgtttatgaattatatttctacattgttaaaaaacgatctggctatacagagcaaagcgagagagagatagcgctatccgctttgttgaatgatagacaaggatagcaataccattgctaatcaaacactgccattataacgtgtaccttaCTATAAGGACTTTTGGCTTGAGTCAACAGTAACATTTcgaacataaacgtcctataccatgtgatatcttctatctgctatcttttctctatgatagaattaatttggaatattgttaaaaacatTGAATTGGCATCCATCTAGGTTACTATTATCTTCAACCTGATTAtccttctttattctttattgattcatacaaaaagtacatcatcaaaaatgatagggagagaaaaaataaggtaaccttgtgctattcctctcacaaatttagataaggttacaccatagtccaaaataggttatagtgaggtccacgttataatgacagtatttgatcaactttggtttcgctatccttgtctatcattcgacaaagccggtggtactatccttttctaggtccacaacgatgccaattatgtttctgacagtgtagaaatataattaattaatgaagagaatcggcatcgctattcttctatcttcatccactgtcattataacgtggacctcactatacatgtATTCTTTTCAATACTTATTCTCTCCACTGAatctataattttaattttgattgcAGATCCACCTAGGCCCTCCACACAAGTCCAACTTCGGCTATTCGTATGCGAAACGCATGCTGGACGTTGCGAACCACGCCTATCACGAGCAGCATGGCAAGATGTTCACGTCGGTGGTGCCTTGCAATGTGTTCGGACCACATGACAACTTCCACCCACAACACAGTCATGTCATACCGGGTCTCATACGTCGGCTGCATGCTACCATGCAAACTGGTCGGTGTGGCTCATTCCCAAAAGTTCTTCCATTAGTTCCATTAGTGGCTCATCCATTAGTTCTTCACTAGTTCTCTAGATAGTTCTCTGAAagatcctatagtgaggtccacgttataatggcagtatttgaataatattggtgttgctatccttgtccatcatttcataaagcagatagcgctatccttcccTACCTCCGCAAGATTGCCACTTCGTTTTcgtacaatgtagaaatatgatattaacaaaataattatttaatttccatcatgaaaatttattattttatcattgaaaaatataatttcttggcgaataaaatataatttattatttttaacaagaaataactgttaatattacatcagatataccgtaccacctatcctctatagaaggcagtggcacggcagagaatcagcaacgctgttctcctatctttctccactgacatGGACTTCACTGTAGCTATTACATAtcaaaaataaagattatttattACATGAACCTGACTTTGGAAAATTGAGTAGagtaatatatagaatatttatttatttatttctggctACAaccacaaatcatataaatatgattgggaagaaACAACATGCTTtccccaaaactattccatttccaaattttgataatgaaatgtcaattacaatattgttatggtttattatttttttgtgtagttgagaaattgatattgtggtaattattcatattgaatgaaaaagactaaggaattgtcaaaaaaccacagatttattgatacttagaaagaccggtttcggttattacaccattgtcaatctctgataaactaaaactaaatacaagagcagcagaatttatactagtaggcgagtactgctattggtcaagacAGTCTCCTAGAGACTGgaccaatggcaggcgttcatgcccctgaccaatagcagtacacGCCTAcaagtataaattctgctgctcttgtattaagttttagtttatcagagattgacaatggtctAACAACCGaaaacggtctttctaagtatcaataaatctgtggttttttgacaatttcttagtctttttcattcaattcgctatggtttattattttaattgtaaAGTATAAACACTACAGTAATTTTGGATATTGTTACGATTTCTTCTTTCAATTGCCAAGTATAAACACTACAGTAATATTGTAAATGTCATTACAGGTGGAGATAAATTCACAGTATTAGGCTCTGGGAGGCCACAGAGGCAGTTCATCTATTCTATAGACCTGGCTCGTCTGATAGTCTGGGTGCTACGAAATTACAACGACGTCGAACCAATTATTTTATCAGGTGAGctctcaaatttatttatttatttattcatacaatttattTCTTGCTTATATagattattgaataatgtaaAATTTCTCTTGGCAACTAAACCAGGTCCATTTAGTTCAttgtgtattttattatttttcaacattatgttTCCTGTATGAACTGTCATTGACTTTTGAATGAACCGCTAATTGTGGGAGTGGCTTGTATAGACCAATGGCAGACGTTCACCTCATTGGGGCATTCATCTACCACTCTTCTACTGTACATTCTGCTGCTCTGAACTTTAAGCCGGGTTCAGACACTCAAGTTTACCATCAGTCTTATGCTCAAGCAAAAGACTgatgtaaaattgcgtccacacgTATCCGTCTTATATTgtccgttttcctatttttgtgttCACAAGTTCAGTTCttgatatgtttatttatttattcaataattccgaattatacaactta is a window of Nilaparvata lugens isolate BPH unplaced genomic scaffold, ASM1435652v1 scaffold10014, whole genome shotgun sequence DNA encoding:
- the LOC120355297 gene encoding GDP-L-fucose synthase-like codes for the protein IHLGPPHKSNFGYSYAKRMLDVANHAYHEQHGKMFTSVVPCNVFGPHDNFHPQHSHVIPGLIRRLHATMQTGGDKFTVLGSGRPQRQFIYSIDLARLIVWVLRNYNDVEPIILSVDESSEVTIADAARSVALAFEFGGQIEFDTSAADGQLRKTASNSKLRSLLPSSFQFTDFDQAVRETVEWFKANQESARL